CAGCCGCATGCGCTCAATGGCGCTGCCGATTTGGTAGGCTACCGATTCCAGCAGTGCCAGTTCCTCTTTGGTGAAATGCAGCTTCCCGGGCGCAGCCACATTCAGTACGCCGAACCTGCGGCTGCCAGATCGCAGCGGAACGGTTGCATGGTGGGTTATGCCCTCTGTATCCCCCCATTGATACCGAACGGCGTTATCCAGACGCTTGCAATTCAAAATGTTCACCGCATTTTTCAAGCGTCCGTCATCGTAACGCTCCAGGCACCAGCAGCTGCCGCATCTCATCGGTTCGTTATCATCCCGGCTCAGGGCAGGCGGCAAATTCCGGCTGGCTACGAATTCATGCGTTCCCCGATCTTCCACCAGGAACAGCCAGCCGGTCGTAAGTCCCGTTAGCTCCAGCAGCTTGGCAATAACAACGTCCAGCATGGGAGCAAGCTCATTGGACTCGTTCAACGTTTCTGCGATCGTTTTCAGCGTAATTAACTCCTGAATATGCGGATCGTGATTGGACATACACGAAAGCTCCTTCTTTTTTGCATTCTGAAGTAACTATATTATATAATCCTGTCACACACCATCAAAATCCCCTATGAGCCCTTTGGGCTTTTCACAGATCATTCACCCCATGAATTTTGGTAAAAAACAATTAATATTGTTTTATCTCTTGCAAATTTCCACCTACATATGGCTTAATATAGAAGTCGGGGCCGACGAAATGAGCTGAAAGGAGGCTGATTGCAATGATTCAGATCCGTGAGGTGGTATTCGCGTAAAGCGAATATCCGTTAAATGGGAGCCCGCTGCGGGCTCCCTATATCTATTTTTAAATCCAAAAATCTAAAAACCCAAAAAAACCAATATCACGAAAGGAGGAGGGCAAGCATGATCAATGCAATTGTTTTGAAACTCAACGATAGCTTAAATATGTATACAGAAAGAGGAGGGCATCGATGGGCCATTACAAGAACGGAAGAGAAGTGCTTCCCCCCGAGCTGCTGCAGCAAATTCAACAGTATATAGATGGAGAATTACTCTACATACCGAAACAGAGCGAGCAAAGAGCCGGCTGGGGAGAGTTAAGCGGTTCCAAACAACGCATCGAAAGTCGAAATAAAGAAATGTATCGCGCTTACTGCAAAGGACGGTCCATTGAGGAATTGGAACGGACCTACTTCCTGTCTGGAGAAAGCGTGCGCAAGATCATAAGTAAACTTACCCGCGTAGGGACCTGAATCGATGAGATTTAACGGTCTGTACACGGATTAACATAGGACTGTTCCCCTGGGGCGCAGTCCTTTTCACGTTGTATTGCATTAAAACTCACTTGTATCTGGCTAAAAACGTCAGCGCTATTAAGCATATCGATAACAAAGCATAATGAAGACTTAAAAATGCTGATCTTTGCATCCGGGATAAGCCAAGTAAGGCATAAGTATCGGATATAAACCGTGACTTGAAAATACTATTACGGAAGACAGTAAAAAAGGAGAAAATGAGACATTGAGTTAAACTTATTTGACCACCGAGTTCTTTGCGTCAGCGAAAAAGAAACCACGAAGTAGTGGTTTGTCACAATGACTTTGAAAAGTCCAAAACAGGGTAAAATTGTTGTTTTATGAGCCAGCCTTGTTCGATTCAAATCAGTGATTTCAATAACATGACACAAACTACGATAAGCATTTGACTGAGTAAATGAGAAAAACTGAGCATAAGCCGATGAGGGCAGTTGCTCTGAAATGACTGTGTATACCTTTTTCATTTCAAAAACGACGAAATTAGTCAGTGAAAATATATTTAAAAGAAAATACGGCGACCCTTCCCAAGTCAATCTCGGGAGAAGATCGCCGCATATTAAACTCTCTTTCTATGTCTAATCTAACGGACATTGAATAGCAGTCCATTCTCTTGTTTAACTGAGACTATGTTTTCATTGGATGATAATTCTTAGTCTGATCCAATTTATTTTCTAACGATCTAATCTATTGATTTTTTTCGCAGTGACCTGACCTGGATATGAATCTTCTATAGAATTATATACAATCTCAATTTCCTCACCGACTGTAAACATAGCAGGATCTGTTCCAGTTACCCATAGTACATCTTTATACTTTTTTGACTCGATTAAGACGTTAGAATCTTCATGTAAATCCTCATTCTTCAACCCAGAAATGACTAGGATTTTTTTATTGTCTATATCAATCTCTTTAACAACACCAATTAATGTCTCATAATCAGAACTTGAACCATTACAAGCAGTTAGTAAGCATAAACATAAACATATTAAAAATGCTTTTTTTTTATACATAATTTCGCTCCCAGTTAGTATTACTTAGAAAAAGCTGATTTAATTTAATATGGCGTTCATTTGAAGCCGACTTAATACATTGCCAACATGTGAATATGTTCCATCCCCATTATATCTCCCTTTATGAACGCCTTTTAAAATCGAACTATAATAGATTGGTCCTCCACTATCTCCTGGGTTTGAACTGTAACTTGCACTTCTTAAACCTGTAAAATTCACACCTTCAATCGTGTAAGAAACAGATTTACTTTTCAGCACTCCACAAGAAACTGGATTGTTAGATGAAGAAGCGCCTGAAATACAAATCATCTCCCCAACAAATTCATTACTACTATTTTGAACAAGATCAAAATATCCTCCTCTTGAATTATTAGTGTACAGATTATTACTATATGTTAATGAAGATATACCAATTGCCGCTGCATCTACATTACCACCGTATATTCTTGCACCCATTGAGCCAACGTTATTTGTCCCTTGTTTAAAATTATTTCCAGTACTTCCACAATGTGCTGCCGTAATGATATATCCAGAACTTGTACTTGGATATTTGGCCATAAAGCCAAGCGTACAAAGACCACCATTAGCATTAGTAATGGAAGTACCGGCTTGAAGAGGATTATATCCCAAACTTCTATTTTGATCTCTAACTAATGAAGATTCTCTTATCAATAACATATCAGAATTAAACTCTTCTTCCAGCACTTTTCTTTTTTCTAAATCTAGATTTTTGACTCCTACTTCTACTTTCTGTTCTGGTAGATTTATCAATGTATCAGTTATTATCACTCCATTATGCTCTACATTTAATAGCGTTAGTAATCTTTCATTAAGTTTAATCAGTTCTTGCTCAGTATACTTAGTTATGAAAACGTTAATTAACGTGGGATCACCATAAATTTGTTTCAAATCAGATTCATACTTTGCTTTATCGTCCTCATTCTTAATTCCAACATTTAAGACTCCACCTAATTTTTGATCAATAAATACGATAGTATCATTTTCATAATTATTGGTGTGCAGGTAATTTTTCACCAAAGGCAACTTTTTTAATTGATGTTCAATACGTAACGATAGTTGCTCTTCCTCAACTCTTGTTAATTTAATACCAAATTTAGAATCATCCGTTTTGTCATTGTTAAACAGAATTATATTATCTTCGCTTAACTGAGTTTTCAATCCAAATTCTTCTCTGAATTTCAATTCATTTAAATAGCTATAGTAGGAATCAGTTTCGACTTCGTTTGCAATTACATTACCCGAAGAGAAAATAAGACTTATTATTACTATGAATGTAAAAGCTAAGTTTTTAATTTTCATGTTATTCTCCTTTATTTTAGATTTCAAAAATGTGTTTCGTTAGCAACCTTCTATCACTCTAAGGCAACCAAAAAATCCATACATATCATTTCCTTCCTAATTTTTACACTACACTATTAATGACTACTTAATTCAAGAGAAAGTTAAGGATAATTTTATTTTATTTTATTTTATTTTCAAAATTATGTATTTAATTCATTTAATTAAACACCAGAAAATGGGGATTAGGACTACTCCATTGGTGGCTCACTCTGGTTGCCAACACAAAAACACCTCCAAGGTGACACCCATATCTTACGACATGATTTGGCAGATTTCTCTTGAAGGTGTTTGGATTTATCTCGATTAAGAGGTCAGTCTCCTCTGAGGAGAGTACCTTTTTAGTTTGCTATGCCTTCTCCCCCGCGACATCCCAACGATGGCGAAATTTCTCCAATCGCGGATGAAGCTGCGGCGGCTCGGACAAGAGGATGAGCCTCAGCTTCACAATCCATTCCTCGAATGAAGAAAAAGATGCAAACACATTGGCCATCTCAGGTGTCAGTATAAGAAAATGGGGACTTCCGTATTTCTCTACCAGATGACGAAGCGCGGTATCAATCGGCGTGTATTTTTTCCGTTTCGACTCGAAGGGTTCAATCACAACCGATGATCCTTCATGCTCCTCTATCCATTCCTCAAGCTGTTTCTCCCGCTTGTAATAAGGGCTAACCGGCTCCTTGAACATCCGCCTGGCCGTCTCTTCATGCAGCGGATACAGCACCAATTTTACAAATGACCGTTCTTCTAAAATGGCAGCAGCCTGCTCCAAATCCTTCTGGATCTGCTCGAAGAGATCGTAGAATATTAAGGTCCCTTTGGTTGTCGGCTTCGGGGGCTCGTAACCGTAAGGAACATACTCCAAATTGCGCGGCATGATGGAACTTCACCTCTCTTTTACTCTGATGACTGGGATGAAAGCTTTGGTGGAACCCGATGCTGGGTAGCCTGCTCAAAGCCGTAAGCTAATTGGATCAGTACGTGCTCGCTATATGCCGTCCCGATGAACGTAATGCCCTGTGGTCCCTTCGTAATATAGCCTCCAGGTGCAATGACGCCATTCTCGGCATAACCGCCGGGAACGGTAACCGATGGATACCCTGCCCGGGCAGCCAAATCTGGTCCATATTCATTACCCAGAAACAGCAGGGCGTCCAGCTGATATGTCTGCAGAACATGGTCAATCCCTCTCGTTCCCGCCATTTCTTTATTCTTCTGCTTGCTCTCAAGATACTCTGCTTCGGTTAGCGTACCGCTCGTCTCCTCGGCCCAAATCAATGTCCCCTGTCCATATTTCAAGGCAGCATCGGCGTGTGCCTCATTATAAGCGATAACTTCAGCCAACGAATGAACCGGCAGAGACGCGTCTAGGTTCGCCAAATAATCATTGACATATTTCTTGAACTCATAGCGAAGGACATTGGCATCCCACTTGGTATCCTGGCAAGGCAGCTCCACCGGATCAATAATAGTGGCTCCTTGATCCCGCAGCACTTCAATGGCGGACTCTACAATTTTTAGTCTATCCCGATCCAGGTGGTTATAGTAGTATCGGGGAATCCCGATTCGAGCTTTCTTCAAAAACTTTGAATCCAGAAACTTCGTGTAGTCCTCAACCCTTTTTTGGGGATCTATCTGGGTCACTTCGTCCAAATCATCGGTTCCCGCGATCACGCTAAGCAGAATTGCGGCATCTTCCACCGTTCTGGTCATCGGACCGGCCGTATCCTGCGTATGGGTGATGGGGATGATACCTGACCGGCTTACCAGTCCGATCGTCGGCTTAATGCCAACCAGACTGTTCTGGCTGGAAGGGCTGATAATCGATCCGGATGTTTCCGTCCCGATGGCCGCTGCAGCCAAATTCGCCGCCACCGCAGCACCGGAGCCTGAGCTTGAACCTCCAATGAACATTTCGCCAGGGCCGTATGGATTTAACGTAAGTCCATGTCTTGATGAGTATCCGGCCCACATCGTCGATGACATGAAATTCGCCCACTCGGTCATATTGCTCTTACCCAAAATAACAGCACCCGCCTTACGCAGCTTCGCTGCAACAAAAGAGTCTTTCGTGGCAAACGAATCCGCAAGGGCGATGGAGCCGGCGCTCGTATGCAGCCGATCCCCGGTGTCGATATTGTCTTTGAGCAGGATGGGAATCCCGTGCAGCAATCCTCTTGCTCCCTGGTCTTTGCGCTCCCGATCCAACTCCCCGGCAATTTGCAGCGCTTCAGGGTTCACTTCAAGAACCGAACGAAGAATTCCATCGTATAACCCGATCCGCTCCAGATACAATTGAACTAGCTCAACTGAAGTCATCCAACCCTCTGCCATCGCCTGCTGCATATCCGAAATGGTTGCTTCCACAATCCATGTTTTTTTATCCATGATCATATATAGTCCCCCTGACTACTTATCTTTCTGACCTTACGGTAGGTGATGGGGATTAATGTTTCATATTTTAGCCTCCAGTCTGTTTATATCCTTATTTAATTCGGAATTCAGGAGCAAAATTCCTCTTATTATGCGTAATCCAAGCGGTACCTGTATGTTTCCGTCTTCCCTGATCTCTGCTTGCTATCTCTTTAATCGCCAACGAAACACAAAACGCGGACCAAGAATAGTTCTTGATCCGCTCCTGTCCCCATTCGAAATCTTCAACTTAAGGTACGATTCTACCGATACCATTGAGCCTGCTTGTTGAACATCTCGGCATAGTGGGCACCCTGCTCAATTAACTCCTCGTGTCTTCCCTCTTCGACGATTCTCCCATCCTTAAGGACAAGAATGCGGTCCGCATGTCTGCAGCTTCCCAATCGGTGGGATATGAATATGGCAGTTTTGCCATCGGTCATGGACATCAGATTCTCGAAAATGGCGGATTCCGTCAACGGGTCTACTGCTGCTGTCGGCTCGTCCAGATAAATCACTTCGAAATCCCGATAGAACGCCCGAGCGATCGCTACCTTCTGCCATTGGCCCTGAGACAGTTCACGCCCTCCCGAGAAACGCGTTCCAAGCTGGGTTGTAACACCATCCTGCAGCGAATCCGCAAGTGAGGTCATCGATGCCTTTTCCATGGCATCGTTCAATTGGTAATGCGCTTGGCGATCATCCGGATCAATCTCCCGCAGCGCTATGTTGGCCTCAAGGGTCAATTCATATCGGTAAAAATCTTGAAAGACCGCCGTTACTCTACTGCGAAAGCTCGCAGGATCATAATCCTGTATCGGGACGCCGTCATAACGCACGACGCCATGCGTCGGTTCATATAGTCCCAGCATAACTTTTACGAGGGTACTCTTCCCCGCACCGTTCTCACCGACAATCGCGATCTTCTCTCCGGGCTTGATGCGAATCGTCAAATCCTCAAGAACAGGCTGTTTCTGATTCGGATATCGAAATGTTACGCCTTCCACATCGATTCCTTCCCGTAAAGGCGTGTCCATCGGCAGGGCTTGATCCGTTTGCGGAACCGGCGTATCCAGAAATTCAAACAGTTCGTGGATGAACAAGCCGTCATGATAGATTTGCCCGATGTTCTGACTGATGTTTTGTATGGAATAACGGGTGTCCTGTACCGCTTGATAGAGCGCGACATAGCTGCCGATGGTTAGTTTGACGCGGGAGGCGATCCATATGAATACAGCTAAAATACTAAAAGAAAAAATCGTGACGGCCGATTCCACGATCAGGCGATTCTTCATATTTTTCCGTTCGACGCCCAGCATTTCATACGTATTCTTGAAATAGATGCCCCGCCATTTGTTCAATAAGTAGTCTTTAGCATGAAACAGCCGGATTTCCTTGGCCGCTTCCTTCGTCTGCAGCAGCTGGTTCATATACGCCGCCATCCTGGATGAAGCGGTCTGCTGATGGATCACCACGAATCGGGAAGTGCCCTCTTTCTTCTGGATGATCAGCAGTGGTATGATCAGAAGCAGCATGACAATAGGCAATATGTAATGAAAGCTAAACAATAGAATGAGCAAACCGACCAGCGTAATGACGCTCTGTGCAATCGAGAACATGTAGAACACCATGTTAATACCGCAGATATTCAGATTGCGCAGAGCCCGCTGCAGCTTGTCATAGCTTTCTGGAGATTCAAAGAATACGAACGGAAGCTTGCTTAACTTCTCAGATACCTGAAGGTTAAACCAGAAGGAGACATAAGCATTCATCTTTCGCTCGGTATACTTTTGAAGGGAAGCCAGCACAATGCCAATCAGCATAGCCATCAGTTGAAGAGCCAGCCAATATAATGCATTGATTGGAGCTTCGCCCCGAGTAAGAACGCCGGTAATGGCGTTTATGACTTGAGCTGTAACGTAAATCTGTGCTACAGGTAGAAAAGCTTGGAGTAAATATATCATCGTAGATCTAGTAAACATGCGTGGTGAGACACGGTACACCTGCTTCATAACCTCAAACATCAGGTTTGCATATTTCATGTTGTACAACCTTGAGCCTCCTTCGTCATTAAGCCGATTTGTTAAGGGCTGAAGGTTTTGCCTGCGGCAGCTGCTTGATCATTTGTTCAAAATGATGCAAGTAATTGGTTACGCTTTTGTTAATCACGATCTGCTCCTCAGATAAATAGAACGCCAACGGAAACCGGTTCACCTTAAACGAATCGATCAAAGCCCGATCAGCCCAGACCACCTGCAAATCCGTTAATCCGTTGGCACTGGCCATTTCAGCAGCCTCCTCGGCATCCTGGGCGTACAGAAACAACGTAATCGGAAGTTCCGGATGCGATGTCATGAACGTTTTGATGGCCCCGTATGTTTCCTTGCATGCATTGCAATGATTCATCGTGAACAGGAGGATTTTGGACTTATCGTCATACAGATTAAGGGGGTCCCCGTTCATACTCACATAGGTTGTTCGGGGAATCTGCATGCCGAGCTCTAGTCCCTCCTTCGGAACGGTCGGTTCCTCATCACCGCTTACGGCTGCCTGCGGCCTCAACTTCAACTCTCGAACATGCCGGTACAGCTTCATAACGAAGAAGGCCAAACTGAATATCAAGCCATATTGAATCACGAGTACAGTTGTAATCAAATCCATAGATTTTATTCTCCCCTCGCCTGTATGGAATCAAGAGTATAAACATTCAATGCGATTAACGAAATAGCGGCAATCCCGACGGAGGACAGCAAGGTGAGAACCGCCTCTTGGACCGGCATACTGAGTGGATTCACGGGTTCTGAAAAAAGCCAAATTAGCGCATTTAATAAACCTAAGCATGCAACTTTAACAACCGTATTCCTGCCGAGAGTCTCATTAGACCATGAGCCGAAGCAGCTGCATGTTATCACCTGTTTCTGCACGATCCTTGCTTGGTAAACAGCGTAGCCGAACCCTGCCAGCAAAATAAAAATCACAATTTGCGCAAGCATCCTGCTCCAGGAAAACAATAAACCTACCCCAGCTGCGATCTCAGCGGTGCAAATGAGAACAGCTACAATCGGTAAGTGACCTGCAGGCAGCTGCAGTCGTTCGATTGTCATCCTGAAATCCGCTAACGACAACAGTTTCGACACTCCCGAAAACACAAAAATCAAGCTCAGATACATTAGGCATAGCGCACTCATGGACACCGTTCATTCTCCTTCCCGACAACCAGGGAGACCAAGCCCCCATCCGATGACATTGATATCTTGCTAACACTGCTCGTTGCTGTTCTTCTTCGCTGTTCACTGTCTCTCTTTCATATTGCAATTGCAATGGACCCGTCATCATAATTGATACCTCACTCTTCAACGGTGATAAGAAACCAGAGGACCGGCGCTAAATATAAACAGCGGAACAAGGAGTTCCGCTGTTTATGCATGCGCTTTCATAAAATGTTAGCAACCGCAAGTATATCTCTCTTCGGAACCATTGCCGCAGTCCCATACCTCAAGACGAACGCCAAATTTATCACGTCCGCATTGCTCCGTTGTGTTACAGGAAGTATGACGAAGAATACACATAAATGTTCACCTCCTTTCAAGTCATGAAATTCATCCATATATATGAAAGGTGTTGCCGTGCTGAAGGATCGAGGTGTATTAAACGCTGGATGTAGGAGCTTTCATTTCATAAGCCGAAAACACTGTAAGCGGGTTCAATTCAGAAGTAGCGTAAGAGGAGCTTGTCCTAACTAACTAGCTTTCAAGATACTACAAATATACTATATTTGTAATTTATTACAAGGATAATATCTTACAGTAAAATAATAGAATATTATCCCTGAATAGAAAGAGGAGTCGACCGTGCAAATCCAGATCCGATTATCCAACCATCATCCGAAAGGCATCCAAGGATTACCCGGTAGCGTGATTGTGCCGGAGATCATTGTAATACCGACCACGCTTCGTAATTTTTACGTTTTGATGTCCGAAGTTAATCTGGATGTTCCCTTTGTCATACCTGTCCAGCAATTTACGGATGATGACGGAAACCATACATTTCAGAGCATTGAGGTCGGTCCGAACACCACATCAACGTTTTATATCAATGGCATGATTCAGGAAGGCCGAATATACACCCTCACGCCGGGATCACTAACCTTGTATTCTCCCGGCGATGTACTCCTGGCCGGCACGCCGATCTTGCTGGAGGTTTTATACCTCACCGTTCAGGTGGTGGCTTAACACACACAAAGACCCCCCACTCCATTTAGGCAGTGAGGGGTCTTTAGCATAATTAAATGACAACGCCTTTTTTGAGGATCACATTTGCATACAGCGCCTTTTCACCTGTTGACACGATGGCATAAGCATTCTTCGCCCGTTCATAGAACGAGAATCGCTCTACCTCATCAAATTCTATGGGAACGCTGTGAAACTGCTGAACGATCTCACGGTATTCACCCCAGATCGGAGTTTCCACGGTATCCCCAGGCGTCACAGCCATCAGCGCTACCGGGGACTCAACATACGTATCCAGCGGGAATAAC
Above is a window of Paenibacillus sp. FSL K6-1330 DNA encoding:
- a CDS encoding ABC transporter ATP-binding protein; the protein is MKYANLMFEVMKQVYRVSPRMFTRSTMIYLLQAFLPVAQIYVTAQVINAITGVLTRGEAPINALYWLALQLMAMLIGIVLASLQKYTERKMNAYVSFWFNLQVSEKLSKLPFVFFESPESYDKLQRALRNLNICGINMVFYMFSIAQSVITLVGLLILLFSFHYILPIVMLLLIIPLLIIQKKEGTSRFVVIHQQTASSRMAAYMNQLLQTKEAAKEIRLFHAKDYLLNKWRGIYFKNTYEMLGVERKNMKNRLIVESAVTIFSFSILAVFIWIASRVKLTIGSYVALYQAVQDTRYSIQNISQNIGQIYHDGLFIHELFEFLDTPVPQTDQALPMDTPLREGIDVEGVTFRYPNQKQPVLEDLTIRIKPGEKIAIVGENGAGKSTLVKVMLGLYEPTHGVVRYDGVPIQDYDPASFRSRVTAVFQDFYRYELTLEANIALREIDPDDRQAHYQLNDAMEKASMTSLADSLQDGVTTQLGTRFSGGRELSQGQWQKVAIARAFYRDFEVIYLDEPTAAVDPLTESAIFENLMSMTDGKTAIFISHRLGSCRHADRILVLKDGRIVEEGRHEELIEQGAHYAEMFNKQAQWYR
- the fucU gene encoding L-fucose mutarotase, which encodes MLKGISHLLSPELLKILMEMGHADEIVLGDANFPAASHAQRLVRADGHGIPALLNAILPLFPLDTYVESPVALMAVTPGDTVETPIWGEYREIVQQFHSVPIEFDEVERFSFYERAKNAYAIVSTGEKALYANVILKKGVVI
- a CDS encoding amidase family protein, whose product is MIMDKKTWIVEATISDMQQAMAEGWMTSVELVQLYLERIGLYDGILRSVLEVNPEALQIAGELDRERKDQGARGLLHGIPILLKDNIDTGDRLHTSAGSIALADSFATKDSFVAAKLRKAGAVILGKSNMTEWANFMSSTMWAGYSSRHGLTLNPYGPGEMFIGGSSSGSGAAVAANLAAAAIGTETSGSIISPSSQNSLVGIKPTIGLVSRSGIIPITHTQDTAGPMTRTVEDAAILLSVIAGTDDLDEVTQIDPQKRVEDYTKFLDSKFLKKARIGIPRYYYNHLDRDRLKIVESAIEVLRDQGATIIDPVELPCQDTKWDANVLRYEFKKYVNDYLANLDASLPVHSLAEVIAYNEAHADAALKYGQGTLIWAEETSGTLTEAEYLESKQKNKEMAGTRGIDHVLQTYQLDALLFLGNEYGPDLAARAGYPSVTVPGGYAENGVIAPGGYITKGPQGITFIGTAYSEHVLIQLAYGFEQATQHRVPPKLSSQSSE
- a CDS encoding DUF4183 domain-containing protein, producing MQIQIRLSNHHPKGIQGLPGSVIVPEIIVIPTTLRNFYVLMSEVNLDVPFVIPVQQFTDDDGNHTFQSIEVGPNTTSTFYINGMIQEGRIYTLTPGSLTLYSPGDVLLAGTPILLEVLYLTVQVVA
- a CDS encoding DUF3221 domain-containing protein → MYKKKAFLICLCLCLLTACNGSSSDYETLIGVVKEIDIDNKKILVISGLKNEDLHEDSNVLIESKKYKDVLWVTGTDPAMFTVGEEIEIVYNSIEDSYPGQVTAKKINRLDR
- a CDS encoding CD3324 family protein, whose translation is MGHYKNGREVLPPELLQQIQQYIDGELLYIPKQSEQRAGWGELSGSKQRIESRNKEMYRAYCKGRSIEELERTYFLSGESVRKIISKLTRVGT
- a CDS encoding S1 family peptidase; translation: MKIKNLAFTFIVIISLIFSSGNVIANEVETDSYYSYLNELKFREEFGLKTQLSEDNIILFNNDKTDDSKFGIKLTRVEEEQLSLRIEHQLKKLPLVKNYLHTNNYENDTIVFIDQKLGGVLNVGIKNEDDKAKYESDLKQIYGDPTLINVFITKYTEQELIKLNERLLTLLNVEHNGVIITDTLINLPEQKVEVGVKNLDLEKRKVLEEEFNSDMLLIRESSLVRDQNRSLGYNPLQAGTSITNANGGLCTLGFMAKYPSTSSGYIITAAHCGSTGNNFKQGTNNVGSMGARIYGGNVDAAAIGISSLTYSNNLYTNNSRGGYFDLVQNSSNEFVGEMICISGASSSNNPVSCGVLKSKSVSYTIEGVNFTGLRSASYSSNPGDSGGPIYYSSILKGVHKGRYNGDGTYSHVGNVLSRLQMNAILN
- a CDS encoding MauE/DoxX family redox-associated membrane protein; translation: MSALCLMYLSLIFVFSGVSKLLSLADFRMTIERLQLPAGHLPIVAVLICTAEIAAGVGLLFSWSRMLAQIVIFILLAGFGYAVYQARIVQKQVITCSCFGSWSNETLGRNTVVKVACLGLLNALIWLFSEPVNPLSMPVQEAVLTLLSSVGIAAISLIALNVYTLDSIQARGE